A section of the Macadamia integrifolia cultivar HAES 741 chromosome 9, SCU_Mint_v3, whole genome shotgun sequence genome encodes:
- the LOC122087969 gene encoding probable plastid-lipid-associated protein 13, chloroplastic isoform X1, giving the protein MAVGLESLPAFVGYRSAFHSSNSSFSSCAVSVLRWSENGGIGFPQSGGRRSNFGGCRAMVEQTVQGASAAYAKAMERLSAKESLLLALKDSGGLEALVTGKTTDMQRIDVNERITGLERLNPTSRPTTSPFFEGRWNFEWLGNGSPGSLAARSVLEIFPSALANLLGLDVVIKEGYAKTTANIKLLNTIESKFILSTKLAVEGPLRMKIEYVEGVFETPTVREEAVPEQLKGVFGQAVSTLQQLPMPIRDVMSSGLSLPLGGTFQRLFMISYLDEEILIIRDTTGVPDVLTRLDDPPSLLAESSMEYES; this is encoded by the exons ATGGCTGTTGGGCTCGAATCCCTTCCTGCTTTTGTAGGATATCGTTCGGCATTTCATTCATCTAATTCATCGTTTTCTTCTTGTGCCGTTTCTGTGCTTCGGTGGTCAGAAAATGGCGGAATTGGGTTCCCTCAGAGCGGTGGTCGGAGGTCGAATTTTGGAGGTTGCAGAGCTATGGTTGAACAGACAGTACAGGGAGCTTCGGCGGCTTATGCCAAAGCAATGGAGAGGCTTTCTGCCAAGGAATCTCTACTTCTGGCT CTTAAGGATTCTGGAGGCCTTGAAGCACTGGTTACTGGAAAAACAACAGATATGCAGCGAATTGATGTGAATGAGAGAATCACTGGTCTTGAGAGGCTTAATCCCACATCTCGACCTACAAC GTCACCCTTTTTCGAAGGGCGATGGAATTTTGAGTGGCTGGGAAATGGTAGCCCGGGTTCATTGGCTGCAAGATCTGTTTTGGA GATATTTCCCTCAGCTTTGGCAAACTTATTAGGGTTGGATGTGGTGATTAAGGAAGGATATGCAAAGACTACTGCAAATATTAAGCTTTTAAACACG ATAGAAAGCAAATTCATTCTGTCCACCAAATTAGCTGTTGAAGGACCACTTCGCATGAAAATTGAGTATGTTGAAGGAGTTTTTGAAACTCCAACGGTAAGGGAAGAGGCAGTACCAGAACAGCTAAAAGGTGTATTTGGCCAAGCAGTCAGCACACTGCAGCAGCTTCCCATGCCAATTAGGGATGTTATGTCCAGTGGGCTAAGTCTTCCTCTCG GTGGGACTTTTCAGAGACTGTTTATGATTTCTTATCTTGATGAAGAAATACTT ATAATAAGGGATACCACTGGAGTACCCGATGTTCTTACCAGGCTGGATGATCCTCCTTCCCTCCTGGCAGAATCCAGCATGGAGTATGAGAGCTAg
- the LOC122087969 gene encoding probable plastid-lipid-associated protein 13, chloroplastic isoform X2, whose amino-acid sequence MQRIDVNERITGLERLNPTSRPTTSPFFEGRWNFEWLGNGSPGSLAARSVLEIFPSALANLLGLDVVIKEGYAKTTANIKLLNTIESKFILSTKLAVEGPLRMKIEYVEGVFETPTVREEAVPEQLKGVFGQAVSTLQQLPMPIRDVMSSGLSLPLGGTFQRLFMISYLDEEILIIRDTTGVPDVLTRLDDPPSLLAESSMEYES is encoded by the exons ATGCAGCGAATTGATGTGAATGAGAGAATCACTGGTCTTGAGAGGCTTAATCCCACATCTCGACCTACAAC GTCACCCTTTTTCGAAGGGCGATGGAATTTTGAGTGGCTGGGAAATGGTAGCCCGGGTTCATTGGCTGCAAGATCTGTTTTGGA GATATTTCCCTCAGCTTTGGCAAACTTATTAGGGTTGGATGTGGTGATTAAGGAAGGATATGCAAAGACTACTGCAAATATTAAGCTTTTAAACACG ATAGAAAGCAAATTCATTCTGTCCACCAAATTAGCTGTTGAAGGACCACTTCGCATGAAAATTGAGTATGTTGAAGGAGTTTTTGAAACTCCAACGGTAAGGGAAGAGGCAGTACCAGAACAGCTAAAAGGTGTATTTGGCCAAGCAGTCAGCACACTGCAGCAGCTTCCCATGCCAATTAGGGATGTTATGTCCAGTGGGCTAAGTCTTCCTCTCG GTGGGACTTTTCAGAGACTGTTTATGATTTCTTATCTTGATGAAGAAATACTT ATAATAAGGGATACCACTGGAGTACCCGATGTTCTTACCAGGCTGGATGATCCTCCTTCCCTCCTGGCAGAATCCAGCATGGAGTATGAGAGCTAg